A stretch of DNA from Maridesulfovibrio sp.:
TCCTTTACCGCGTATGCCTAGATTCCGACCGCCAGAAATGGATCTCGGATCAGGGCGAGTGCATTTACGACAGTGAAGGGCGACCGATTTTTCTTGAAGGCATCATGATTGATGTCAGCGCCCAGAAGCTGCGTGAATACGAATTGCAGCAGGAAAACCAGCGGTTGCGCGGAGTTCTTGACGACCGGTTCAAGTTCGGAAGTATTATCGGAAAAAGCGCCGGCATGCGTGAAGTCTTCAAATTGATCATGAAGGCTGCCAAACGTTCTTCCAATGTAATTATTTTCGGTGAAACCGGAACCGGCAAAGATCTGGTTGCCCAGACCATCCACGAGCAGAGCGGTTCAAAAGGGTCCTACGTGCCGGTCAACTGCGGGGCCATACCTTCCAACCTAATGGAAAGCGAATTTTTCGGACATGTGAAGGGGGCATTTTCCGGGGCGACTTCGGATCGTCCTGGATACCTGGCCGCGGCCGATGGCGGCACTCTGTTTCTTGATGAGGTCGGGGAGATTGATCTTTCCCTGCAGGTCAAACTTCTGCGGGCTCTGGAAAGCAAGCTGTATACCCCGGTCGGGGGAACTGAGCCCCGGTCATCCAATTTCCGGCTTATTGCCGCCACCAACCGCGATTTGAGCGAGCTTGTCCGGCAGGGCCTCATGCGTTCGGATTTCTTTTTCCGGCTGCACGTACTGCCCATCCATGTTCCGCCCCTGCGTGAGAGAATTGAAGATCTTCCGCTGCTGATAAATGAATTTATCGGCAGATATCTGGGCAGGACAGATTCCCTGCCCAGAATTCCCGGAAAAATACGCGCGGCCATGGACAACCACAGCTGGCCCGGCAATGTGCGTGAACTGCAGAACGTGCTTGAACGGTATCTGACTTTCGGAGAAATGGTCTTCAGCGATCTGGGCTTTCATTCTGCTGAAGTATGCGTTGATGTGGGAGATGCCGTCAATATGGTGCAGACCTGCGGAACTTTTGTGGAAGCTATGGATTCCTTTGAAAAACATCTGCTGCTCAAGGCCCTTGAACGTAATCATTGGAAGAAGGGGATAACCGCAACCCAACTGGGTCTTAATATGCGAACAATGCAGCGTAAACTGAAGAAATACTGTCTATAGTAAAATTGGGGCGACACTTTTATCGTATGCGACTTCTGTGTCGCATCTATTAAATTCTGCTGAAACCGGATTGTTCCCGGAATTCTGCTTTATAAAGGCGACAGAGATGTCGCCTTTCTTGTTTTTTGCCTCTTATCCTCTTCTTAAAAAAATCAATTATTCCTGAATATTAACTAGGTGGCACGCCGTATGCTTTTGGGCGTTCTGATTGTGCTGCCGGTCTTTCAAAACAAAGCCTCCCAATTGTTTTGAACCGCAGCTTTCGTATTGGCCGGATAACAGCACCGGCAACTACGAATGGAATATGCGGCGGGGTCTTTGGAAATACATGTCCAGTCGGCTCCGTCTTTCCGTCTATCCGGTCTGCCCGGCGAGAATGTCGGCGGATCATTTTATATTCAGGAGTTGTTCCGTGAACTGGAATGAATTTAAAAAAACCGAGAATGCAGGATATCTGTTTATAGTACTGGGTGTATTGAACTGGAGCGGCAACTTCGTGGCAGCCCGGGGGCTGGCCGGAACCGTTGATCCGGCCACACTCAATCTTATGCGCTGGTCCCTGGCCACCCTTGTTTTTCTGCCCTTCGGCATCAGGAGTTTCTGGCGGGAACGTGCACAGGTCGCCCGGCTGTGGAAGGAATTATCCATTATCGCAATTTGCGGCATTTCACTTTACGATACTCTGGTCTTTCTTGCCGGGAATACTTCCGAGGCGCTGAACATGTCGCTTATTTCGACCATGTCTCCGCTTCTGACGGCTCTTGTGGCTCAGTTTTTCATGCATGAGAAGCTGAAAACCTGCATGTACGCGGGGATCGTCATAAGTACTTTCGGCGTGGCCCTGCTGGTTACTGACGGAAGTCTCGGCAAACTTCTGCATATGCGTTTTGCTCAGGGTGATCTGCTCATCCTCTGTACGGCCATGATGTCTGCGGTCTACAACACGGTGGTAAAAAAAGTTACCGATAAAATCAGCCAGACAACCCTGCTCATGTCCTGCTGCATGTTTGGAACTCTGTTCATCATTCCCCTTTATATATGGGAGACCGGAGGCAAAATCGTAGTTCCTGATTTTACGTACGGACTGGTTGTTTCTCTGATATATCTGTCCGTATTTGCTTCCATTCTCTGCTATCTTTTCTGGAATATGGCTGTGGAGGTGCTCGGCGCTTCCAGAACCGCACTCTTTTACTATGCCCTTCCTCCCGCAAGTGCGGTTGTTGCCTGGTTTGTTATCCATGAACCTGTTAATCTCAATCAGGTTGTGAGCGGCATGATTATCCTTGCAGGTATCATTTTCGCTTTATATGGTGACTCGCCGAAATTCATGAAGCAGAAGGCCAACAATTATGGATAGCAGAATAAGACAAATCACGGACTCCCTGCCCTGGAATATTTTCCTGCTCGCGGCAGGGGCATTCATTTTCATCGTCGGTTATAACGGCATCGCGGCTTATCATGATTTCGTGCCCGGTGCTCTTTACGGCCTTGCGGTAGTTCTGCAGAAAATATCACCGGACATATCCTTGTCACGGTGGTATTTTCTTTTGAACATCCCGCTGTTTGTCATTGCCTGGAAAGGCGTCAGCAGGCGATTCTTCTGGCTGAACCTGCTGACAATGGGCATGATCACCGTAATGACTTCCTATGTGCATCTGGATCTGGGAATCCGTAACGAGATGTATGCCGCCATTGCTTCGGGGGCGACTATGGGGGCCGGTAGCGGAGTGATTCTCCGATCCTACGGAGGAGGCGGCGGACTGGACGTTGTCGCCATAATTCTCAATCGACGTTACGGGGTCCGGTTCGGTGTATTTTATTTTGTCATCAACGCTTTGGTCATGGGGTTTGCCCTGAGTCGTTTCACCCCGGACAAGATCGTGGCCTCGCTGGTCATGCTGTTCATCAGTTCCATTCTCACAGAATATGTGCTTTCCATGTTCAACCAGCGTAAGGCTGTGCGTATTCTTTCCCGCAAATCAGCAGAAATAATTCACGAGATCATAAGAGTCAGAAAAATGCACGCCACCCTCATTCCGGCCAAGGGAGGATATTCCGGCGAAGAAGTGAATATGATCTATTCCATTACCGACAATCTGAGGCTGCGATCCCTTGAACAATTGGTGTTCGATATCGATCCGCAGGCGATTTTTGTTGTGG
This window harbors:
- a CDS encoding sigma 54-interacting transcriptional regulator yields the protein MDRPTYDDLLEQCRTLEKQVSSFRQTDEQLRESKLQLTRLFNNLPGMVYRCSLSEDLHPTLVFVSKGSNELFGVKPEFFTDQKTNVMETLAHPDDLASMRREQNSAILDRRTYHLLYRVCLDSDRQKWISDQGECIYDSEGRPIFLEGIMIDVSAQKLREYELQQENQRLRGVLDDRFKFGSIIGKSAGMREVFKLIMKAAKRSSNVIIFGETGTGKDLVAQTIHEQSGSKGSYVPVNCGAIPSNLMESEFFGHVKGAFSGATSDRPGYLAAADGGTLFLDEVGEIDLSLQVKLLRALESKLYTPVGGTEPRSSNFRLIAATNRDLSELVRQGLMRSDFFFRLHVLPIHVPPLRERIEDLPLLINEFIGRYLGRTDSLPRIPGKIRAAMDNHSWPGNVRELQNVLERYLTFGEMVFSDLGFHSAEVCVDVGDAVNMVQTCGTFVEAMDSFEKHLLLKALERNHWKKGITATQLGLNMRTMQRKLKKYCL
- a CDS encoding DMT family transporter; its protein translation is MNWNEFKKTENAGYLFIVLGVLNWSGNFVAARGLAGTVDPATLNLMRWSLATLVFLPFGIRSFWRERAQVARLWKELSIIAICGISLYDTLVFLAGNTSEALNMSLISTMSPLLTALVAQFFMHEKLKTCMYAGIVISTFGVALLVTDGSLGKLLHMRFAQGDLLILCTAMMSAVYNTVVKKVTDKISQTTLLMSCCMFGTLFIIPLYIWETGGKIVVPDFTYGLVVSLIYLSVFASILCYLFWNMAVEVLGASRTALFYYALPPASAVVAWFVIHEPVNLNQVVSGMIILAGIIFALYGDSPKFMKQKANNYG
- a CDS encoding YitT family protein, producing the protein MDSRIRQITDSLPWNIFLLAAGAFIFIVGYNGIAAYHDFVPGALYGLAVVLQKISPDISLSRWYFLLNIPLFVIAWKGVSRRFFWLNLLTMGMITVMTSYVHLDLGIRNEMYAAIASGATMGAGSGVILRSYGGGGGLDVVAIILNRRYGVRFGVFYFVINALVMGFALSRFTPDKIVASLVMLFISSILTEYVLSMFNQRKAVRILSRKSAEIIHEIIRVRKMHATLIPAKGGYSGEEVNMIYSITDNLRLRSLEQLVFDIDPQAIFVVENTFSVIGSNINRRKAY